Proteins from a genomic interval of Campylobacter concisus:
- the acpP gene encoding acyl carrier protein, whose amino-acid sequence MAVFEDVRDVVVEQLSVDPQAVKLESKIIEDLGADSLDVVELVMALEEKFEVEIPDSEAEKLISIQDVVNYIEKLGK is encoded by the coding sequence ATGGCAGTATTTGAAGACGTAAGAGACGTAGTTGTAGAGCAACTAAGTGTAGATCCACAAGCAGTAAAATTAGAGTCTAAAATCATTGAGGATTTAGGCGCTGATTCACTTGACGTTGTAGAGCTAGTTATGGCTTTAGAAGAGAAATTTGAAGTAGAAATTCCTGATAGCGAAGCAGAGAAATTAATAAGCATTCAAGACGTTGTAAATTATATAGAAAAACTAGGCAAATAA
- a CDS encoding putative bifunctional diguanylate cyclase/phosphodiesterase, with translation MITFGIYTSMDKVKTKITHWLAICFGVFLWSICDALMVLNQDVLLRTHSSYAYLDVFFMLPMISILAGVSIFLYSKFAASQEKLAIIMDSISVFFLIAMLIYGIFDEVDILSMINNRSNIVFLSIVAINFLILFITLSEVFTSSLLHIKISGFYLISASILFTMLNLFIFYGQISNVNFGHKIDFLYIVPFFFLMIGAFHLKAQNEYVTNTDKDISIGSKWLPIIIVLPLLLQEDLTSFSALISLFVLVVNAIVNYYVKSSIASRKILDYERNLHREMEKSMHERTNELMLANLRLQDMSEKDYLTDLGNRNFIVNELERMCKSISEDEEIAVYYINLSRFKSINTSYGHEIGDRILKLVAKRILEVCNRQEAIARISADEFIVLAKMEINSHTKRLNLGIALKDAIEKPIQIDRYHFGLKCIIGIDVATKNSTANPRNIIKNADMAMYYAKKNPALNPMVYSDKISNEMHLSSSIEIALKKANLQEDLHVYFQPIFDLKIEKMICAEVFLYWKSEKFGLMEASKFMKEVNVNSDILNDICSLLVSKTIEYIDIWQREKLLIPKISINVAQIQSKSEKFVLDFISILRSHHINPELFEIEFGEEIWTNNSKTLDKIFSILKENNIDICIDNFGSGYTSFIYIRKYGVKRIKIASEFVAQASNSKIDAQIVSAIIDLAKAMKIKVGAKGIEKEEDIRFLKELDCNEVQGFFLSRPMSAKEFEDLVRQDPQMIAKV, from the coding sequence ATGATAACTTTTGGCATTTATACTTCAATGGATAAAGTAAAAACCAAAATAACGCATTGGCTTGCAATATGTTTTGGTGTTTTTTTATGGTCTATTTGTGATGCATTAATGGTGTTAAATCAAGATGTGCTATTGCGGACTCATAGTTCTTATGCGTATCTTGATGTGTTTTTTATGTTGCCGATGATATCTATTTTAGCTGGTGTTAGTATATTTTTGTATTCAAAATTTGCAGCTAGTCAAGAGAAACTAGCCATCATTATGGATAGCATAAGTGTCTTTTTTTTAATAGCAATGTTAATATATGGTATTTTTGATGAAGTAGATATCTTATCAATGATAAATAATAGATCAAATATCGTTTTTCTCTCTATTGTAGCCATAAATTTTCTTATACTTTTTATCACTTTAAGCGAGGTTTTTACAAGCAGTTTGCTTCATATAAAAATTAGCGGCTTTTACCTTATATCGGCTAGTATTTTATTTACGATGCTAAATTTATTTATTTTTTATGGTCAGATCTCAAATGTAAATTTTGGCCATAAAATAGATTTTTTATATATCGTTCCTTTCTTCTTCTTGATGATAGGAGCTTTTCATTTAAAAGCCCAAAACGAATATGTTACAAATACCGATAAAGATATCTCAATAGGATCAAAATGGCTACCAATAATAATAGTTTTACCTTTGCTATTACAAGAAGATCTAACATCTTTTAGTGCGCTCATCTCACTTTTTGTTTTAGTTGTAAATGCTATTGTTAATTACTATGTTAAAAGCTCTATTGCAAGTAGAAAAATATTAGATTATGAGAGAAATCTTCATAGAGAGATGGAAAAGTCGATGCATGAGCGAACCAATGAACTTATGCTCGCAAATTTAAGACTTCAAGATATGTCTGAGAAAGACTATCTAACAGATCTTGGCAATAGAAATTTTATAGTAAATGAGCTTGAAAGAATGTGTAAAAGCATTTCTGAAGATGAGGAAATCGCAGTTTATTATATAAATTTAAGCCGTTTTAAAAGCATAAATACATCTTACGGGCATGAAATAGGTGATAGAATTTTAAAATTAGTTGCAAAAAGGATACTTGAAGTTTGCAATAGACAAGAAGCCATAGCAAGGATTAGTGCGGACGAATTTATCGTACTAGCAAAAATGGAGATAAATAGTCATACAAAACGCTTAAATCTTGGTATTGCCTTAAAAGACGCTATTGAAAAACCAATTCAAATAGATAGATATCATTTTGGGCTTAAGTGCATAATAGGCATAGACGTAGCAACAAAAAATAGCACGGCAAACCCAAGAAATATTATAAAAAATGCAGATATGGCAATGTATTATGCCAAGAAAAATCCAGCTTTAAATCCTATGGTTTATAGCGATAAAATTAGCAATGAAATGCACCTAAGCTCAAGCATCGAGATCGCGCTTAAAAAAGCTAATTTACAAGAAGACCTTCATGTGTATTTTCAACCAATATTTGATCTAAAAATCGAAAAAATGATTTGCGCAGAGGTTTTTTTATATTGGAAATCAGAAAAATTTGGCTTGATGGAAGCAAGCAAATTTATGAAAGAGGTCAATGTAAATAGTGATATTTTAAATGATATTTGCTCGCTTTTAGTTTCAAAGACTATAGAGTATATAGATATATGGCAAAGAGAAAAACTCTTGATACCAAAAATAAGCATAAATGTTGCGCAGATTCAAAGTAAATCAGAAAAATTTGTTTTAGATTTTATTTCTATCTTACGCTCGCACCATATAAATCCAGAGCTTTTTGAAATAGAATTTGGCGAAGAAATATGGACAAATAATTCTAAAACGCTCGATAAAATTTTTTCTATTCTTAAAGAAAATAATATAGACATTTGCATAGATAATTTTGGCTCTGGATATACTTCATTTATTTATATTAGAAAATACGGTGTTAAGCGTATAAAAATAGCAAGTGAATTTGTTGCTCAAGCATCAAATAGCAAAATAGATGCACAAATTGTATCTGCAATTATCGATTTGGCAAAGGCAATGAAGATAAAAGTTGGTGCAAAAGGCATAGAAAAAGAAGAAGACATTCGTTTCTTAAAAGAGCTTGATTGTAATGAAGTGCAAGGATTCTTCTTATCTCGTCCTATGAGTGCAAAAGAATTTGAAGACCTTGTAAGACAAGATCCTCAAATGATAGCTAAAGTTTAA
- a CDS encoding putative bifunctional diguanylate cyclase/phosphodiesterase — MIFNRNLTQVLSQKDFFNLSYIAIDLFMFCTSFIAFFSLKFSKRRLSILLCLIALIVISTYDVFTTTMDFWIDEISFSGYDIVFKSSFFMLFVAALHLREGEANLKFRALRNDFDKILIQKLFVFAVFLTIMILYSWKINLTWLFSILVTLLAYGALSYTFSNVRKMDILIKREIHIKKVLNNQIESKVKELEETNRHLQRISKYDYLTNALNRQYFIARLEEMIKSKALGEKIDIYSIDINHFKAINDSYGHYVGDDVIAKFALNIESILPPNDSLFARSGGDDFIVVVKQNENVHCREFLHYLLKAISEPIVIDDYKIVLDAKIGISSTQTSEILADDFIMQSEAALEAAKKDASEKYVFYNDIKSMIQDRNYIEILLNSISFDEEFELKFQPQYLIEGKKIVGAEALVRWNSPIKGPVDQSKFIPIAEQSSIINAIGKWVAKNAIKQMAFWNEKYNMNLKIGINISPKQIDNINFASKFLSYIDRYGIDPSCVDVEITEASLVNAEEMMQSVLSELSNRGICISIDDFGTGFSSMSYIKKYPMSHLKIAKELIDNIAKNDIDKDVVKSVIALAKNVELKTIAEGVEDETQLEILRELGCDEVQGYLWGKPMSAEDFEKLIISAI; from the coding sequence ATGATTTTTAATAGAAATTTAACTCAAGTTTTAAGTCAAAAAGATTTTTTTAATCTAAGTTACATCGCCATAGATTTATTTATGTTTTGTACTTCATTTATTGCATTTTTTTCACTCAAATTTTCAAAAAGAAGACTATCTATACTTTTATGCTTGATAGCACTTATTGTAATAAGCACTTATGATGTTTTTACCACTACAATGGATTTTTGGATAGATGAAATATCCTTTTCTGGATACGACATTGTATTTAAGAGTTCATTTTTTATGTTGTTTGTTGCTGCGCTTCATTTAAGAGAGGGTGAGGCAAATCTAAAATTTAGGGCACTCAGAAACGATTTTGATAAAATTTTAATACAAAAGCTATTTGTTTTCGCCGTATTTTTGACGATTATGATCTTGTACTCTTGGAAGATAAATTTGACATGGTTATTTTCTATTTTAGTTACTTTGCTTGCATACGGAGCATTATCTTATACATTTTCTAATGTTAGAAAGATGGATATTTTAATTAAACGTGAAATACATATCAAAAAAGTGTTAAATAACCAGATAGAAAGTAAAGTAAAAGAGCTTGAAGAGACAAATAGGCACCTACAAAGGATCAGTAAATATGATTATTTGACAAATGCTCTAAATCGCCAGTATTTTATCGCAAGGCTTGAAGAGATGATAAAGTCAAAGGCGCTTGGCGAAAAGATAGATATTTATAGTATTGACATAAACCATTTTAAAGCGATAAATGACTCGTATGGGCATTATGTCGGTGATGATGTAATAGCAAAGTTTGCTTTAAATATTGAGTCAATATTACCACCAAACGATTCCTTATTTGCAAGATCTGGCGGCGATGACTTTATTGTTGTTGTCAAGCAAAATGAAAATGTGCATTGCAGGGAATTTTTACATTATCTACTAAAAGCTATTTCAGAGCCAATCGTTATAGATGATTATAAAATTGTACTTGATGCAAAAATAGGGATTAGCTCGACACAAACTAGTGAAATTTTGGCTGATGATTTTATCATGCAATCAGAAGCAGCACTAGAAGCAGCAAAAAAAGACGCATCTGAAAAGTATGTTTTTTATAATGATATAAAAAGCATGATTCAGGATAGAAACTACATAGAAATATTGCTAAATAGCATAAGCTTTGATGAAGAATTTGAGCTAAAATTTCAGCCCCAGTATCTAATAGAAGGTAAAAAAATAGTAGGAGCAGAGGCTCTTGTTAGGTGGAACTCTCCTATAAAAGGTCCAGTAGATCAATCAAAATTTATCCCAATAGCCGAACAAAGCTCGATTATCAATGCGATAGGAAAATGGGTGGCAAAAAATGCTATAAAACAAATGGCCTTTTGGAATGAGAAATATAATATGAATCTAAAAATAGGTATAAATATCTCGCCAAAACAGATTGATAATATAAATTTTGCATCTAAATTTTTAAGCTATATAGATAGATACGGCATCGATCCATCTTGTGTAGATGTTGAGATCACTGAGGCTAGCCTTGTCAATGCAGAAGAGATGATGCAAAGTGTGTTATCTGAGCTTTCTAATAGAGGAATTTGCATCTCTATAGATGATTTTGGTACCGGTTTTTCATCGATGAGTTACATCAAAAAATATCCTATGAGTCACCTAAAGATCGCTAAAGAGCTGATAGATAATATTGCTAAAAATGATATAGATAAAGACGTGGTAAAAAGCGTTATAGCTTTGGCTAAAAATGTGGAGCTAAAGACTATTGCTGAAGGCGTCGAAGATGAAACCCAGCTTGAAATTTTAAGAGAGCTTGGATGCGATGAGGTGCAAGGGTATCTTTGGGGTAAGCCAATGAGTGCAGAGGATTTTGAAAAGCTTATAATAAGCGCTATTTAA
- the dut gene encoding dUTPase: MNERTIILEMLKMQQSLNDETNGLGWENGYTNKNKLISWRRCIYMECAELIDSFAWKHWKSIDAKTDEQNLRIEVVDIWHFIMSLALQIYKSKQLGDIETLADDICQSSGFSEFCKEPLRIEDESIYEIMNDVEMLIHECSGFDYDIFDILKIYFSMSLKCGVNLYSLYECYIAKNVLNRFRQNNGYKEGSYKKNWNGREDNKVMSEILSNGVSKIGEIYAALEHEYKKVK; this comes from the coding sequence ATGAATGAAAGAACGATTATTTTAGAGATGTTAAAGATGCAGCAAAGCCTAAATGATGAGACAAATGGACTTGGCTGGGAAAATGGTTATACTAATAAAAATAAATTAATTAGCTGGAGACGCTGCATATATATGGAGTGCGCTGAGCTGATTGATAGCTTTGCATGGAAACACTGGAAGAGCATAGATGCTAAGACTGATGAGCAAAATTTACGCATAGAAGTTGTTGATATCTGGCACTTTATAATGAGTCTGGCTTTGCAAATTTATAAATCAAAACAGCTTGGGGATATAGAAACTTTAGCCGATGATATTTGCCAATCAAGCGGTTTTAGTGAGTTTTGTAAAGAGCCATTAAGGATCGAAGATGAGAGCATTTATGAGATAATGAATGATGTTGAGATGCTTATACATGAGTGCAGCGGGTTTGACTACGATATATTTGATATTTTAAAAATTTACTTCTCTATGTCTTTAAAATGTGGCGTAAATTTATACTCGCTTTATGAGTGCTACATCGCTAAAAACGTGCTAAATCGCTTCCGTCAAAATAATGGCTACAAAGAAGGCAGCTATAAGAAAAATTGGAACGGACGCGAAGATAATAAAGTGATGAGTGAAATTTTGTCAAATGGCGTTAGTAAGATAGGTGAAATTTACGCAGCACTTGAGCATGAATATAAAAAGGTGAAATGA
- a CDS encoding ATP/GTP-binding protein, translated as MQTNFYSQGSYNNMSFSMKTSSGDEISFSMYDNKSLEFSSQKNGTSSQRSLTLTHEYGYEFLYKGNGIDEQDMKEIEEAMKQIRPQVDEFMKNVKEGDKIAGSSQSISDLSNKIKQMLPDAKDLNHKNFINDNMLKMFDELLAKNNANKNLLSATKRLFDTLLDESKKVSYYA; from the coding sequence ATGCAAACAAATTTTTACTCTCAAGGAAGCTATAACAACATGAGCTTTTCGATGAAAACTAGCTCAGGCGATGAGATAAGCTTTTCGATGTATGACAACAAAAGTTTGGAGTTTTCAAGCCAGAAAAATGGCACTTCTAGCCAAAGAAGTCTAACTCTAACTCACGAATACGGCTATGAGTTTTTATATAAAGGAAACGGCATAGACGAGCAAGATATGAAAGAGATCGAAGAGGCGATGAAGCAAATTCGCCCACAAGTTGATGAATTTATGAAAAACGTCAAAGAGGGCGACAAGATCGCGGGTAGCAGCCAAAGCATAAGCGATCTTTCAAACAAGATCAAGCAGATGCTGCCTGATGCAAAAGACCTAAATCACAAAAATTTCATAAATGACAATATGCTAAAGATGTTTGACGAACTTTTAGCTAAAAATAATGCGAACAAAAATCTACTAAGTGCGACAAAAAGGCTATTTGATACCTTACTTGACGAGAGCAAAAAAGTATCTTACTACGCTTAA
- the fabG gene encoding 3-oxoacyl-ACP reductase FabG — protein sequence MKFSGKNVLITGASRGIGAQIAKTLANMGLKVWINYRSKPEIADALQAEIEQNGGKAAVIKFDATDEDEFIKGINLIVDSDGELSYLVNNAGITNDKLALRMKTSEFTDVINANLTSAFIGCREALKVMSKKRFGAVVNVASIVGEMGNAGQVNYSASKGGLIAMSKSFAKEGASRNIRFNSVTPGFIETDMTHGLSDEVKKTYSDNIPLKRFGSASEVAEVVAFLLSDHASYVTGETLKINGGLYM from the coding sequence ATGAAATTTAGCGGAAAAAACGTGCTAATAACAGGCGCAAGTAGAGGTATCGGCGCACAGATCGCAAAAACGCTTGCAAATATGGGCTTAAAAGTGTGGATAAACTACCGCTCAAAGCCTGAGATAGCAGACGCTTTGCAGGCTGAGATCGAGCAAAATGGCGGCAAGGCTGCAGTGATAAAATTTGACGCAACAGACGAAGATGAGTTTATAAAAGGTATAAATTTGATAGTTGATAGCGACGGCGAGCTAAGCTATCTCGTAAATAACGCCGGCATCACAAATGATAAGCTAGCACTTCGCATGAAAACTAGCGAATTTACAGATGTGATAAATGCAAATTTAACTTCAGCTTTCATAGGATGTAGAGAGGCTTTGAAAGTGATGAGCAAAAAGCGCTTTGGAGCGGTCGTAAACGTCGCATCTATCGTTGGTGAGATGGGAAATGCAGGACAGGTAAACTATTCAGCCAGCAAGGGCGGACTGATCGCTATGAGTAAGAGCTTTGCAAAAGAGGGTGCAAGCAGAAATATACGCTTTAATAGCGTAACTCCGGGCTTTATCGAGACTGATATGACGCATGGACTAAGTGATGAGGTGAAAAAAACTTATAGCGATAATATCCCGTTAAAACGTTTCGGCAGTGCTAGTGAAGTAGCTGAGGTAGTAGCATTTTTACTAAGTGATCATGCAAGCTACGTAACTGGTGAGACGCTTAAAATAAATGGCGGACTTTATATGTAG
- a CDS encoding EI24 domain-containing protein: MINLLRLGFKDFLTAKFITLSILPLCLSIVCLAWLSIWGGGEIFDLLSDSAKNENFAFLEPNSTISFIAIKILSFSATKWIVSILFYVLSTFLTIIISIVIALIVAGFLTPVVTKEINKRHYNYVLKSEVSMARVLKVMMIEIMKFLGILLVCLPLLFVPFVNFFIINVPFFYIYYKLLLIDVGSNTLDSEKFELALLEGGGIKFVAFTFLFYLISLVPLVGLFFQLYFVIVLSHLFFEKETLIKI, from the coding sequence ATGATAAACCTTCTTCGCCTTGGGTTTAAAGATTTTCTTACAGCCAAATTTATAACGTTATCTATCTTGCCACTTTGCCTTAGCATCGTCTGCCTAGCTTGGCTTAGCATCTGGGGCGGTGGTGAGATATTTGACCTTTTAAGTGATAGCGCTAAAAACGAAAATTTTGCCTTTTTAGAGCCAAACTCGACGATCTCTTTTATAGCTATTAAAATTTTAAGTTTTAGTGCTACTAAGTGGATAGTTAGTATACTTTTTTACGTTTTAAGCACCTTTTTAACGATCATCATTAGCATCGTGATTGCCCTAATCGTAGCTGGCTTTTTAACTCCAGTTGTTACTAAAGAGATAAACAAAAGACATTACAACTACGTGCTTAAAAGCGAGGTTAGCATGGCTAGAGTGCTAAAGGTGATGATGATTGAGATCATGAAATTTCTTGGGATATTGCTCGTTTGCCTGCCACTTTTATTTGTGCCGTTTGTAAATTTCTTCATCATCAATGTGCCGTTCTTTTATATCTACTATAAACTTTTACTAATAGACGTTGGCTCAAACACTCTTGATAGCGAGAAATTTGAGCTTGCTCTGCTTGAAGGTGGCGGGATAAAATTTGTAGCTTTTACATTTTTGTTTTATCTAATATCGCTTGTGCCGCTTGTTGGGTTGTTTTTTCAGCTTTATTTTGTGATAGTCTTGTCGCACCTCTTTTTTGAGAAAGAAACACTTATAAAAATTTAG
- a CDS encoding L-arabinose ABC transporter, producing MCCFGTRIFLLMLITVLSFGFARLYPVLPVVGYYLILANLLAILMFSLFFKGFLPSFVKVNAIHYFSLIGGFLGALLTMLVFKKVAKDKFTLIELIIFTLWVLIIAVVIFKFQTILDIFRGI from the coding sequence ATGTGTTGTTTTGGGACTAGGATCTTTTTGCTTATGCTTATCACTGTTTTAAGCTTTGGCTTTGCTAGGCTCTACCCAGTTTTACCAGTCGTTGGCTATTATTTGATACTTGCAAATTTGCTTGCTATTTTGATGTTTTCACTATTTTTTAAAGGGTTTTTGCCAAGCTTTGTAAAGGTTAATGCGATCCACTATTTTTCGTTAATCGGCGGCTTTTTGGGAGCGCTTTTAACTATGCTTGTTTTTAAAAAAGTTGCAAAAGATAAATTTACTCTAATAGAGCTTATTATTTTTACGCTTTGGGTATTGATAATCGCTGTAGTCATCTTTAAATTTCAAACCATTCTTGACATTTTTAGGGGAATTTAG
- a CDS encoding beta-ketoacyl-ACP synthase II gives MKRVVVTGIGMINALGLDKESSFKAICEGKTGVKEITSFDVSDFPVKIAAEITDFDPNSILDGKEVKKVDRFIQLGIKASNEAMADANFKEFDTHKFGVSSAAGIGGLPNIEKNSITYFEKGVKRISPFFIPSALVNMLGGIVSINHGLKGPNLSSVTACAASTHAISQAVKCIMIGQATNMLVIGAESTICGVGIGGFAAMKALSTRNDEPSKASRPFDANRDGFVMGEGAGALVLEEYESAIARGAKIYAEVVGFGESGDAHHITSPTLEGPLSAMKQALDMAKGVKIDYVNAHGTSTPVNDKNETAALKAVFGDKCPPVSSTKGQTGHCLGGAGAIEAVISIMAMRDGIIPPTINYETPDPECDLDYVPNKARKADIKAVMSNSFGFGGTNGVVIFKKLD, from the coding sequence TTGAAACGAGTCGTTGTAACTGGTATAGGCATGATAAACGCACTTGGTCTTGACAAAGAGAGCTCTTTTAAGGCTATTTGCGAGGGTAAAACAGGTGTGAAAGAGATCACAAGCTTTGATGTAAGTGACTTTCCTGTTAAAATTGCTGCCGAAATAACTGATTTTGATCCAAATAGCATTTTAGACGGCAAAGAGGTAAAAAAAGTAGATCGTTTCATACAGCTTGGCATAAAAGCATCTAATGAAGCTATGGCTGATGCAAATTTTAAAGAGTTTGATACTCATAAATTTGGCGTTAGTTCAGCAGCTGGTATAGGCGGTTTGCCAAATATTGAGAAAAACTCGATTACATATTTTGAAAAAGGTGTAAAGAGAATTTCACCATTTTTCATTCCATCTGCACTTGTAAATATGCTAGGTGGTATAGTTTCTATAAATCACGGACTTAAGGGTCCAAATTTGTCTAGTGTAACAGCATGTGCAGCAAGCACTCATGCGATATCGCAAGCTGTAAAATGCATTATGATTGGTCAAGCTACAAATATGCTAGTTATCGGCGCTGAGTCTACTATTTGTGGTGTAGGTATAGGCGGCTTTGCAGCAATGAAAGCTCTCTCAACTAGAAATGATGAGCCAAGTAAGGCATCAAGGCCATTTGACGCAAATCGTGATGGTTTTGTAATGGGTGAAGGAGCCGGTGCGCTTGTACTTGAAGAGTATGAGTCAGCTATTGCAAGAGGTGCTAAAATTTATGCTGAAGTAGTTGGATTTGGCGAGAGTGGAGATGCTCATCATATCACGTCACCAACACTTGAAGGTCCATTAAGTGCGATGAAACAAGCACTTGATATGGCAAAAGGTGTAAAGATAGATTATGTCAATGCACATGGTACTTCAACACCTGTAAATGACAAGAATGAAACTGCGGCGTTAAAAGCAGTTTTTGGTGACAAATGTCCACCAGTTAGCTCAACAAAAGGTCAAACTGGACACTGCCTAGGTGGTGCTGGTGCGATCGAGGCTGTTATATCTATAATGGCAATGAGAGACGGCATTATCCCTCCAACAATAAACTACGAAACTCCTGATCCAGAGTGTGATCTAGACTATGTTCCAAATAAAGCTAGAAAAGCTGATATAAAGGCTGTTATGAGCAATTCGTTTGGCTTTGGCGGCACGAATGGCGTCGTGATATTTAAAAAGTTGGATTAA
- the ciaB gene encoding invasion protein CiaB, giving the protein MNDFKRLNELTKEQKNKLNAIYKNLDDDIINEAVKICGLAGTPSQKLALARRIVDLKVDPLQNELKKLNLGDDEQKRVLNLMYNYVRNLYENLHIKLLEKAKEEKILDPFNQAFVQAMHELGLSLNAWQISWQEKIIDTTNKGFEAKFKDLSQANEFITKNGLFQCDANGVRADRAYGAVVKEGDKFSFLPYALAFKDEVRELKSVFAKNLEILRNLAKNDEQKSYVKYLEKLQNAFCEEDITKVINAWQEAEIAWMEVKGPLQPGHPLEYYEDAYTHAVALEWDIRLVDSEGIDEHNFKEKVAKTYKSVCEKIKFDNAATNRAVSENIARTQLYISVPMIYYAAELNGLFSAQVVPNDESVSAKCGKKIFAFVNHVYEGAKAKPFMKLGAEIFSKEFLDFGREILFLKPKIWKKVYEISTIGHEFGHILFIGLDTEMSMNKSGVFKFIEEYKATTGGLVNFFLHEEAEYKMAVFHELIARAVGLIAWRKVDEVRAYYCEGLIHLSLLFRAGVLKFNGKLSVDMSEQAYAKFKEICLENYYDLAQTYAKKDDASTFLEKFCQKDELSYLPKDEECKKFVEHFYARYEAIGNDVDESGEWQRWQSLAKKAEKDR; this is encoded by the coding sequence ATGAACGATTTTAAAAGATTAAATGAACTCACAAAAGAGCAAAAAAATAAGTTAAATGCTATTTATAAAAATTTAGACGATGACATTATAAACGAGGCTGTTAAAATTTGCGGCCTTGCTGGCACACCAAGCCAAAAACTAGCCCTTGCAAGAAGGATAGTAGATCTTAAAGTAGATCCGCTTCAAAATGAGCTAAAAAAGCTAAATTTAGGCGATGACGAGCAAAAACGAGTGCTAAATTTAATGTATAACTACGTTAGAAATTTATATGAAAATCTGCACATCAAGCTTTTAGAAAAGGCCAAAGAAGAGAAAATTTTAGATCCATTTAACCAAGCCTTTGTGCAGGCTATGCACGAGCTTGGCCTAAGCCTAAATGCGTGGCAAATTTCATGGCAAGAAAAGATAATAGATACCACAAATAAAGGGTTTGAGGCTAAATTTAAAGATCTAAGCCAGGCAAATGAGTTTATCACTAAAAACGGCTTATTTCAGTGTGACGCTAACGGCGTAAGGGCTGATAGAGCGTATGGCGCGGTAGTAAAAGAAGGTGATAAATTTAGCTTTTTGCCTTATGCACTTGCTTTTAAAGATGAGGTGAGAGAGCTTAAAAGCGTCTTTGCTAAAAATCTTGAAATTTTAAGAAATTTAGCCAAAAATGACGAGCAAAAATCTTATGTCAAATACCTTGAAAAGCTACAAAATGCCTTTTGTGAAGAAGATATTACAAAGGTGATAAACGCTTGGCAAGAGGCTGAGATAGCGTGGATGGAGGTAAAAGGTCCGCTTCAGCCAGGCCATCCACTAGAATACTACGAAGATGCATACACGCACGCGGTTGCGCTTGAGTGGGATATCAGGCTTGTTGATAGCGAGGGCATAGATGAGCATAATTTTAAAGAAAAAGTGGCAAAAACTTATAAGAGTGTTTGCGAAAAGATAAAATTTGATAACGCTGCGACAAATAGGGCAGTTAGTGAAAATATCGCTAGAACGCAGCTTTATATAAGCGTGCCGATGATCTATTACGCAGCGGAGCTAAACGGGCTTTTTAGCGCTCAGGTCGTGCCAAACGATGAGAGTGTTAGCGCTAAATGTGGCAAGAAAATTTTTGCCTTTGTAAATCACGTCTATGAAGGAGCAAAGGCAAAGCCTTTTATGAAGCTTGGGGCTGAAATTTTTAGCAAGGAATTTTTAGATTTTGGTAGAGAGATTTTATTTTTAAAGCCAAAAATTTGGAAAAAAGTCTATGAAATCTCAACGATCGGTCATGAGTTTGGGCACATTCTCTTTATCGGACTTGATACCGAGATGAGCATGAATAAAAGTGGCGTCTTTAAATTTATAGAAGAGTACAAGGCGACGACTGGCGGGTTAGTAAATTTCTTCTTGCACGAAGAGGCGGAGTATAAAATGGCCGTCTTTCACGAGCTGATCGCCCGTGCGGTTGGGCTTATCGCATGGCGAAAGGTCGATGAGGTGAGGGCTTACTACTGCGAGGGGCTCATACATCTTAGCTTGCTTTTTAGGGCTGGAGTGCTTAAATTTAACGGCAAATTAAGCGTGGATATGAGCGAGCAAGCTTACGCTAAATTTAAAGAAATTTGCTTAGAGAACTATTACGATCTAGCGCAAACATACGCTAAAAAAGATGATGCGAGCACGTTTTTGGAGAAATTTTGCCAAAAAGATGAACTAAGCTATTTGCCAAAAGATGAAGAGTGCAAGAAATTTGTTGAGCATTTTTACGCTAGATACGAAGCTATCGGCAACGACGTCGATGAAAGTGGCGAGTGGCAAAGATGGCAAAGCTTAGCCAAAAAGGCAGAGAAAGATAGATAA